One region of Cydia pomonella isolate Wapato2018A chromosome 25, ilCydPomo1, whole genome shotgun sequence genomic DNA includes:
- the LOC133531569 gene encoding zinc finger protein OZF-like has product MIENSTVIPFKWHANGFLCFYCGCPFTDSSTLKHHTKTEHEDAKLRTVLRSTVAKSRSIKLDVSELSCKKCNEPMRNLQQFFIHIEQHGFTINEEASHCCYPFVLTDNDMSCLECGMSFRFFGPLLIHTHKYHTKTEPFICEICGQGFVAKANVESHRKVHHKTSNCNYNCKECGESFPTQYKLTYHFEKVHTPAKFKCPKCPEVLGSKYLKKRHLAFVHDVKSAQFKCDECQKIFSLKNKLLQHKLRVHLKERNIACEICGHKVFNKDLLKRHMVKHDDSRPFECEFCKKTFQRKKTLEFHRRIHTNDKRYQCKQCGRSFVQWTSLKLHMRVHHSSNNDTWT; this is encoded by the coding sequence ATGATTGAGAACTCCACCGTCATACCTTTCAAATGGCACGCGAACGGCTTCCTGTGTTTCTACTGCGGTTGCCCTTTCACCGACTCTTCTACTCTCAAGCATCACACCAAGACTGAACACGAGGACGCCAAACTCAGAACTGTCTTGAGAAGCACTGTTGCGAAGAGCAGAAGCATTAAACTCGACGTTTCAGAGCTATCGTGCAAGAAATGCAACGAACCTATGCGCAACTTGCAACAGTTCTTCATACATATAGAACAACACGGTTTTACAATAAATGAAGAGGCTTCACACTGCTGCTATCCATTCGTTCTTACTGATAACGATATGTCCTGTCTTGAATGTGGGATGTCTTTTAGGTTTTTCGGTCCTCTTTTAATTCACACACATAAATATCATACGAAAACTGAACCATTCATTTGTGAGATATGCGGGCAAGGATTTGTAGCTAAAGCGAACGTCGAAAGCCATCGGAAAGTACACCACAAAACGTCCAACTGCAACTATAACTGCAAAGAGTGTGGTGAATCATTCCCTACACAGTACAAACTTACTTATCATTTCGAAAAAGTCCACACGCCAGCCAAATTCAAGTGTCCTAAATGTCCGGAAGTTCTAGGCAGCAAATACTTGAAGAAACGCCATCTGGCTTTCGTACATGATGTGAAAAGCGCACAATTTAAATGCGATGAGTgtcagaaaatattttcattgaaaaACAAGTTGCTTCAGCATAAGTTACGGGTACAtttgaaagaaagaaacatCGCCTGCGAAATATGTGGACATAAAGTGTTCAATAAAGATCTTTTGAAACGTCATATGGTGAAACATGACGATTCTAGACCGTTTGAGTGTGAATTTTGCAAGAAAACGTTTCAGAGGAAGAAGACGTTGGAGTTCCACAGGAGGATACATACGAATGATAAGAGGTACCAGTGCAAGCAGTGCGGGAGGTCGTTCGTGCAGTGGACGAGCCTGAAGCTGCATATGAGAGTGCATCATTCCAGTAATAATGACACGTGGACGTAG